One genomic window of Syntrophales bacterium includes the following:
- a CDS encoding DUF4258 domain-containing protein, with protein sequence MDIEALHFQITNGNFAIRSHAIQHAVKEGFRKEDMIYVTLNGSVIERYPGRKRCLFYADVIIEGLTLPLHVICEHLHPKTPVDFVTAYIPSEEEWETPTQRRRKKGKV encoded by the coding sequence ATGGATATTGAAGCCCTCCATTTCCAGATAACCAATGGTAATTTTGCTATCAGATCCCACGCTATTCAACATGCAGTTAAAGAAGGCTTTAGAAAAGAAGACATGATCTATGTAACCTTAAATGGTTCTGTTATAGAAAGATACCCTGGACGTAAAAGATGTCTCTTTTACGCTGACGTCATTATTGAAGGACTAACACTGCCTCTTCATGTGATTTGTGAACACCTCCATCCAAAAACTCCAGTAGATTTTGTAACTGCCTATATCCCATCCGAAGAGGAATGGGAAACACCAACTCAAAGGAGAAGAAAGAAAGGAAAGGTTTAA
- a CDS encoding YgiT-type zinc finger protein produces MGNTNSKEKKERKGLITICSECGTKTELQEISINFERKGIRAIMSGIPAMVCPKCGEEYVPGDIAGDVIDIVSRTIDETEGLLKRTETHRKNLLIEHPVSPPKPLELTLAP; encoded by the coding sequence ATGGGAAACACCAACTCAAAGGAGAAGAAAGAAAGGAAAGGTTTAATAACTATCTGTTCTGAATGTGGAACAAAAACAGAATTACAAGAAATCTCTATCAATTTTGAAAGAAAAGGGATTCGGGCTATTATGTCTGGTATCCCTGCGATGGTATGCCCCAAATGTGGTGAAGAATATGTTCCTGGTGATATTGCTGGAGATGTGATTGACATTGTTTCCCGTACCATAGATGAAACAGAAGGATTACTGAAGAGGACAGAAACCCATCGTAAGAATCTTCTTATAGAACACCCCGTCTCCCCGCCCAAACCACTTGAACTGACATTGGCTCCGTAA